TTAAATGGACAATTTGACCCTGTTTGGTTATAAGCTAAACAGAGATTTGACCCTGTTTATTTCACCCCGTTTATTCCTTCGGTCATTTCCCCGTGTCGCCGAACCGGATCGGCTCGCCGGTCGGTCAACAGGATGTGCCGGAAAACCGTTTCGTAAAAAATCTCGCCGGCCGGCGCGGCGTGCCGATGGACATCGCCAAAGCCGTCGTCTTCATGGTTTCGGACGAATCGGAATTCATTTATGCGATCGACTTGCCGGTGGACGGCGGCGCCCTCGCGATCCTCGATTAGGGTCAAAGAATACAGGGCGGCAAAAGCGACGACAAAATATCTATCGTAGCGGCGGGTCTAAGACCCGCCCGCATTGCGTGATGGCATGCAGTCTGCGGTCAACGCGAAGGGCCCGCGAGTTCGGCAAATCCGGGTTCTGCGCTTTTGCTCGGCAGGAACACAATGATCAGTGCTTGGTGGCCGCGGCCGGGGCGACGATCTTCGAGAACGCCTGCTCGTTGGCTTTCTCCCATTCGACGCTGCGTAGCTGAGTGCGCACGCGGTTGAGCAAGTCGCGATTATTGACCGGCTTGGCGACAAATTCGCTGACGCCCAGCTCCATCGCTGCGGCGCGCGTGATCATATTGTCGCGAGCGGTGAGAAGAATGACCGGAATCTCGGGGGCGATCTTCTTCCGCTCCTGGCAGACTTGCAGGCCGTCCATCACCGGCATCATGACATCGAGGATGATCAGATCGATGGGCTGCTCGCGCACGATTTCTAAACACTGCGCGCCGCTGGAAGCCCCGATGCCGCAAAATTCATGCTTCGACAACAACAGAATCAGAAAATCGAGCACGCCCCTGTTGTCGTCGACCACCAGAATCGTCGGTTTTTCTGTTGTGATTTGATCCATAAGCTCCTCGGAAGCTAGACGCAGCGCTTTTTGCCCGACCCAGCGGTTGCTGGATAGGCGCTCAAAGTCTCTTCGAGCCCGCGCGTGTCTTTAACCGGGAACCATAAGGCTTTGGTTATTTGCTTCCGTACATGGCCGTCAGCATGGCTGATGGTCTTCCACATCGACGCCGAAGCCTGATTGGCATTTGGTTGCGCCCGGCAACCCGCCCCTGCCAGGATTGATAGCGCTCGATGAAGTTGTCGCCGCGATGATTCCCGGCAGCGAGCAATATCGCTACACCATCATTACCCATGCCGGTGAGTTTTGCGCTGCGGTCACTGCGGCTCAGGAGTGCGATTCGATTTTGAAAATCGATAAGCAAGCGACGGTCGCTTTCGATCCGGCGCGGGCGCATATCATTGAACGCAGATAGCAGCGCCATTGCCATTCCGCTGCACGCTTAGTACTATTTCCCTACGGAGATGAAACCCGCCCGAAATATCGCGACTCTCGCACGGACCATCTATTTGGGCAGCGCCTTTGCTCTCCTGTTTTTCCTCGCCGCGTCTGCACCCCACCGCGTACATCATACTTTCGAAGCTTTATTTGCCGCGCCGCAAAGCGCCGTTGCCCACAGCCATGATCACAACGCAGCACACCACCACGAACACGATCAAGGTCGCGAGCCAAATCCAGCATCTTCCGCGCAGCCCGACTGTGCGGTTTTAGCAGCGGCTCAGCAGAGCCATGTTGCAGCGGTGCAACACTTCGGGGTCACGCTGGTTCGAACCGTCGCCGCCCAAGAAACGGTGCCCCGAGCCTTCAGCGTCTCTCTCTACAATCTTTCGCCCTTTTCCCAACGCGCTCCACCGCTCGCCTAGCAACCGCTCCGCATCCGTACATTATAGCTACAGATCTGGCACGACTCTTTGCGCCCGACCTCCAGGTACGTTGGCTGAAAATAACTGCGCAAATGGTCGATTGGTGATTGTCGGCAACTGCCGCTTCGATCATCGGAGAGAGCTTATGAAAATCTTGCTCACGCGATCGAGCGTCGCGCTTTGCTGCGCGCTGCTCACTGGTTGCAGTGTTAGTTCCCCGAGCGTGCCAACCAATTCGGCCGCTCGGCTAATCGACTTTGGCCCCGAGCTTCGTTTCGGCAACAATAAAAAGAATCCCTCAACACCATTTTTGCGTTTCAGCCCCGACGCTCGCCTCTTTGTGATCTGGACCGAAGACCATGAAACGCCCTGGCCAGCGGGCAAAAGCCATTCCGCCCACGGATCGAAGTCAGGCGACCGCGCCTCGTCGCCGATGCGCAACGCCGTGCTTTCTTGGTCGAACGACGGCGGAAAAACTTGGTCGAATCCCAAACGCATCAACGACAAGGTCGAAGCCGTCCAAGGCGAAGAAAACGGCCCGAAGATCGCTTTCGCGCCGAACAACAAAGCTTTTATCGTCTGGTCGATTCCCGGCGGCAAAGGCGACAAGACGCGCGCCAACATTCGCTTTGCCATGGAGGATGGCGAAGGCGGTTTCACTCCGGCGCGCACGCTGAACGAAGTGAAAGACGCCGGTCGCTTTCCAATTATCGAGGCGATGCCGGACGGTAATTTTATCGTCGCCTGGATCGACCGGCGCATTGACAACCCCAAGCCGCGGCAATTGTATCTAATGAAGCTCGATCCACGCGGCCAATCATTGACGAAAAACTATCAAGTTGGTCAAGGCTTATGTGAGTGCTGCAAGCTCGGCATCAATTTCGCCGACGGCGGCAAGACCGTCTATATGGTCGACCGCGAGGTTGACGACAACAAGATTCGTAATCATGTGCTCCGCAAATCGATCGATGGCGGCGCCAGCTTCGCCGCGCCGGTGGAAATCAGCAACGACGGCTGGCAAGTGCCCTCCTGCCCGCACTCCGGACCAAGCATCGGCAGTGACCGGCGCGGCCGCTTGCACGTAAGCTGGTTCACTCAAGGCCGCGCGGAAGCGGAAGCAGGTATCTATTACAGCGTGTTAAAAGATGGCGGGGAAACCTTCGCGCCACGGACAATGATTCACGGCAACACCGCACCGGAAACGCTTTACAACAATCTGGTGGTCGGCAACGACGACACGGTGTACTTCGCCTGGACCAACCTCGATGCCAGCAATCGCGCCCAAGTCTATATGCGCACCCTGGCTCCGGACGGCCAAACCTGGGGCGCGATCCAGCAAATCAGCAATGCCAAAGGCAACGCCAGCCGCGCGGCGCTCGCGCTCAAAGGCAATCAATTGCACATCGCCTGGACGGAAATCGACGGCGAAGACTCGCGGGTAGTCTTCAGAAGTGCGCAGGTAAGCCAATGAAGACATTAGCGCTCGTAACCCGCTTGATCCGGCGCATTCCCCCCTTTGAAAAAGGGGGGCGAGGGGGGATTTTTCTTTCCGCTCAAGGCGCAAATCCCCCTCAATCCCCCTTTTTCAAAGGGGGAAAAATCTCCAAATTTCGCAGCGCGGCAGCCACTTGCGCTATCGCAACGATTCTTCAAACGAACGCGATTCACGCCCAACACGTCCACACGCCACCACCAAGCGTCGCCCCCACCATCGGCTCCGCAGCGGTCCCATTCGAACTCAAGACGCTTGACGGCAAAGCCGCCGGTTTGGAAACATTTCGCGGCAAACCGCTGGTTCTCAACTTCTTCGCCAGTTGGTGCGACCCCTGCCGCGAAGAGATGCCCCAACTCAATGAAATGGCCGCTAGCGCCGCCGGTCGATATCACCTCTTTGGCGTCGCCGTGGAAGACACCCGCGCCGCGATGACGGAATTTGTCAATGAAGCCAAAATCACCTTTCCGGTGGCCCTCGATCCGAACAGCACGGTCAAGCGCCGTTATCGCATTTTCGGCCCGCCGGCGACGTTTTTTATCGATAGCCAAGGCGTGATTCGCGACGTGGTCCTCGGACCGCTCACAGCCGAGCGCGCCAAACAGGCCCTGAAGAAAGTCGGCGCCTCTCGTTAAGACAACCGTGCCCGCTGTCTTCTCTCATATTGCCTCGATCACGGTCGGGTTCTTTGCGCTTTTTCTGATCGCCTCGCCGCCGCACCGCGTCCACCATTTTTTTGAACAGCAGGTGGCAAGCGATGATCGTCACCAGCCTCACGATCACGAGCAGGGCCCCGATCACGAGCAGCCCGCGCAACCCAAGTCGCCGGATTGCGGTCTCCAGACCGCCGCGCAGAGCATCCACGCCACCTTGGTAACGGCAGCAGCCCCTATTGCCATCGAGCTGCTACATTCCCCATCGGCGGTGCGAAACTCTCGGCTAATTTCAACACTTCGCGAATCGCCGCGTCATTCGCGCGCACCGCCCACCGCTTTCTAGTCCGCAGCTTCATGACTGGGAATATTTCCGCTGAACTTTTGCAAGTGCGAAAGCTTTCGCAAGAGTTGGGCACAGGAC
The Deltaproteobacteria bacterium DNA segment above includes these coding regions:
- a CDS encoding SDR family oxidoreductase — its product is MSPNRIGSPVGQQDVPENRFVKNLAGRRGVPMDIAKAVVFMVSDESEFIYAIDLPVDGGALAILD
- a CDS encoding response regulator transcription factor, encoding MDQITTEKPTILVVDDNRGVLDFLILLLSKHEFCGIGASSGAQCLEIVREQPIDLIILDVMMPVMDGLQVCQERKKIAPEIPVILLTARDNMITRAAAMELGVSEFVAKPVNNRDLLNRVRTQLRSVEWEKANEQAFSKIVAPAAATKH
- a CDS encoding TlpA family protein disulfide reductase yields the protein MKTLALVTRLIRRIPPFEKGGRGGIFLSAQGANPPQSPFFKGGKISKFRSAAATCAIATILQTNAIHAQHVHTPPPSVAPTIGSAAVPFELKTLDGKAAGLETFRGKPLVLNFFASWCDPCREEMPQLNEMAASAAGRYHLFGVAVEDTRAAMTEFVNEAKITFPVALDPNSTVKRRYRIFGPPATFFIDSQGVIRDVVLGPLTAERAKQALKKVGASR